The Arachis ipaensis cultivar K30076 chromosome B07, Araip1.1, whole genome shotgun sequence genome includes a window with the following:
- the LOC110265033 gene encoding uncharacterized protein LOC110265033: MLLTEECSTVLQKGIPPKLKDPGSFVVSCTIGKMTLDKALCDLGASINLMPLSMMRKLAIEELKPTRMSLVMEDRSIKTPNGIVENLLVKVGDFIFPADFVILDTEEEGNNSIILGRPFLATARAIIDVEKGEMIFRVHNEQMVLNVFKSMQHPPELEDHLRVDMIESLVEEMLDINHHEQEEEGPYLVTKVFPYGSLELLDEATQSHFTANGHRAKPYLGGQWDKEKEVQYLN, encoded by the exons ATGTTGCTCACCGAAGAATGCAGCACTGTACTTCAAAAGGGAATCCcaccaaagcttaaagatccagggagttttgtagTTTCTTGCACCATAGGCAAAATGACATTAGACAAGGCTctttgtgatcttggagctagtatcaacttaatgcctttatccatGATGAGGAAGCTAGCTATAGAAGAActcaaacccaccaggatgtcgcTAGTCATGGaagatagatcaatcaagacacctaaCGGAATTGTGGAAAATCTGTTAGTGAAGGTTGGGGATTTTATCTTCCCCGCGGACTTTGTAATCCTGGACACTGAAGAGGAAGGAAATAAttcaatcatcctaggaagaccatttctagcaacAGCAAGAGCTATTATTGATGTAGAAAAGGGAGAGATGATCTTCAGAGTACACAATGAGCAAATGGTCTTAAATGTTTTCAAGTCCATGCAGCACCCTCCTGAGCTAGAGGATCACttgagagtggatatgatagagagCCTGGTGGAAGAAATGTTAGATATCAATCATCATGAGCAGGAAGAGGAAG GTCCGTATCTAGTAACAAAAGTTTTTCCTTATGGAAGTCTTGAGCTGCTAGATGAAGCTACACAGAGCCACTTCACAGCAAATGGGCATAGAGCAAAGCCTTATCTAggaggacaatgggacaaggaaaAGGAAGTTCAGTATCTGAACTGA
- the LOC107608262 gene encoding uncharacterized protein LOC107608262, which yields MEDVGSASTSRTSNHHQKNKNSLFSRMKRGCLYFAVSVEESFRYVKAFFVGQSKVITARNEKEASAAELEATKMQVEAADAAEATKNKLNTTT from the exons ATGGAAGACGTTGGTTCTGCATCAACCTCGAGGACTTCAAATCATCATCAGAAGAATAAGAACTCGTTGTTCTCTCGCATGAAGAGGGGTTGCTTATATTTTGCAGTTTCGGTAGAAGAAAGTTTTAGATATGTAAAAGCCTTCTTCGTGGGTCAG TCAAAGGTAATTACAGCAAGAAATGAGAAGGAAGCAAGTGCAGCTGAACTTGAGGCTACAAAGATGCAGGTTGAGGCTGCTGATGCCGCTGAAGCAACCAAGAACAAACTCAATACAACAACTtaa
- the LOC107607094 gene encoding uncharacterized protein LOC107607094 → MHNEEARPENEDGGEPDDSPGPFTAEVMNFVLSKRFTLPTTLTPYDGLGDPKKYIKKFTSIMIVNGASDKVLCHYFPSYLDGLALDWFCSLPADSISRFRDLSKLFEEHFAESAIYLHDSKYLNTIKQGQHEILKDYMTRFTKVAMSILDLHPEVELHAIKSGLRPENSQEAIAVAKPKTMAEFREKKKGQIDIEELLQARKIEKPQYRKDDKAQDSKKNFKPTPRYESYTQFNTKRDDIIKEILNSKLIKPPRKAGNYPDSRSPDKSKYCTFHQKHNHTTDECVITKDLLERLARQGHLDKYIGGHMK, encoded by the coding sequence ATGCACAACGAAGAAGCTCGACCAGAAAACGAAGATGGTGGCGAGCCCGACGACTCTCCTGGGCCATTCACAGCCGAGGTGATGAACTTCGTGCTGTCCAAAAGGTTCACCCTACCAACCACCTTAACCCCATACGACGGGTTAGGCGATCCAAAGAAATACATCAAAAAGTTCACATCCATAATGATAGTAAATGGTGCATCTGATAAAGTTTTATGTCATTATTTTCCATCTTATTTAGACGGTcttgcacttgattggttttgttctttgcctgCAGATTCTATTTCTCGTTTTCGAGACCTGTCAAAGCTGTTCGAGGAGCATTTTGCCGAATCAGCTATCTACCTGCATGATTCTAAGTACTTGAACACAATCAAACAAGGACAGCATGAAATCCTAAAAGATTATATGACGCGCTTCACAAAGGTGGCTATGAGTATACTAGATCTCCACCCTGAAGTGGAATTGCACGCCATCAAAAGCGGACTCCGACCAGAAAATTCCCAGGAAGCTATTGCTGTAGCGAAACCTAAAACTATGGCCGAGTTCCGTGAAAAGAAGAAAGGGCAGATTGACATTGAAGAACTCCTACAAGCTCGGAAAATAGAGAAACCCCAGTACAGAAAAGATGATAAAGCACAGGATAGCAAGAAAAATTTCAAGCCAACTCCCCGTTATGAATCATATACTCAGTTCAATACAAAGCGCGACGACATCATTAAGGAGATCCTCAATTCCAAATTAATCAAACCTCCGCGGAAGGCCGGCAACTATCCAGACTCAAGGAGTCCAGACAAATCGAAGTATTGTACTTTTCATCAGAAGCACAACCATACTACTGATGAGTGTGTCATCACCAAAGATCTTCTAGAGCGACTAGCTCGACAGGGCCACCTCGACAAATACATCGGAGGCCATATGAAATGA